A genomic region of Vitis vinifera cultivar Pinot Noir 40024 chromosome 7, ASM3070453v1 contains the following coding sequences:
- the LOC100251018 gene encoding GDSL esterase/lipase At5g08460 isoform X2, with protein MVKMEVPCPLIFKIVFMVVVVVVSSNAVVATPEFPAMFVMGDSIVDDGNNNNLNSLAKSNFMPYGIDFNGGPSGRFCNGKTIIDFLGELLGLPYLPAFADSSTTGGNVLRGVNYASAAAGILDETGRNLGDRYSLSQQVQNFESTLNQLRSQMDENSLSQYLAKSLVVIVLGSNDYINNYLKPSFYTSSYLYTPIDYADLLINHYTRQILTLHSLGFRKFFLADIGPLGCIPNQLATGLAPPRKCVFFVNELVKMFNTRLRSLVDQLNANHPGAIFVHGNTYRALNDILNSPINYGFSVTNRACCGMGMNQAQITCLPFSVPCVDRDQYVFWDAFHPTQAVNKILAHKAYAGSRSECYPINIQQMISNNNLSS; from the exons atggtaaagatGGAAGTGCCATGTCCATTGATATTCAAGATTGTTTTTAtggtagtggtggtggtggtttcTTCAAATGCGGTGGTGGCAACACCAGAGTTTCCGGCCATGTTTGTGATGGGAGATTCAATAGTGGATGATGGGAACAACAACAACTTGAACTCTCTTGCAAAATCAAACTTCATGCCTTATGGCATCGATTTTAATGGAGGACCATCCGGCAGATTTTGCAATGGGAAAACCATTATTGATTTTCTTG GAGAATTGTTAGGTCTTCCTTATCTTCCAGCATTTGCAGATTCTTCAACAACAGGAGGCAATGTTCTTAGGGGTGTAAACTACGCTTCAGCAGCAGCAGGAATCCTTGATGAGACCGGAAGAAATCTA GGAGATCGGTATAGCCTAAGTCAACAGGTCCAGAACTTTGAAAGCACTTTGAATCAACTAAGGAGCCAAATGGATGAGAATTCACTTAGCCAATACTTAGCAAAATCCTTGGTTGTCATAGTCCTTGGTAGCAACGACTACATTAACAACTATCTCAAGCCTTCTTTCTACACATCAAGCTACTTGTACACCCCTattgactatgctgatcttctgATAAACCATTATACAAGGCAAATCTTG ACACTTCACAGCCTAGGGTTCAGAAAGTTCTTCTTAGCAGACATTGGTCCACTTGGTTGCATACCAAACCAACTAGCTACTGGGCTCGCTCCACCGAGGAAGTGTGTGTTCTTTGTGAACGAGCTTGTTAAAATGTTCAACACACGACTCAGGTCTCTCGTTGATCAACTAAATGCAAACCATCCGGGGGCAATTTTTGTGCATGGCAACACTTACAGAGCGCTCAATGACATACTTAATTCCCCAATAAACTATG GATTTAGCGTTACCAATAGAGCATGTTGTGGCATGGGGATGAATCAAGCACAAATAACATGCCTTCCCTTCTCCGTTCCCTGCGTGGATAGGGACCAATACGTGTTTTGGGATGCCTTTCATCCAACACAAGCAGTCAACAAGATTCTTGCTCACAAGGCTTATGCAGGGTCACGCTCTGAGTGTTATCCCATTAACATACAACAAATGATTTCCAACAATAATTTATCTTCATAA
- the LOC100251018 gene encoding GDSL esterase/lipase At1g71250 isoform X1 yields MVKMEVPCPLIFKIVFMVVVVVVSSNAVVATPEFPAMFVMGDSIVDDGNNNNLNSLAKSNFMPYGIDFNGGPSGRFCNGKTIIDFLGELLGLPYLPAFADSSTTGGNVLRGVNYASAAAGILDETGRNLGDRYSLSQQVQNFESTLNQLRSQMDENSLSQYLAKSLVVIVLGSNDYINNYLKPSFYTSSYLYTPIDYADLLINHYTRQILTLHSLGFRKFFLADIGPLGCIPNQLATGLAPPRKCVFFVNELVKMFNTRLRSLVDQLNANHPGAIFVHGNTYRALNDILNSPINYGKSQGLNSSLFDIDNYGYIFAGFSVTNRACCGMGMNQAQITCLPFSVPCVDRDQYVFWDAFHPTQAVNKILAHKAYAGSRSECYPINIQQMISNNNLSS; encoded by the exons atggtaaagatGGAAGTGCCATGTCCATTGATATTCAAGATTGTTTTTAtggtagtggtggtggtggtttcTTCAAATGCGGTGGTGGCAACACCAGAGTTTCCGGCCATGTTTGTGATGGGAGATTCAATAGTGGATGATGGGAACAACAACAACTTGAACTCTCTTGCAAAATCAAACTTCATGCCTTATGGCATCGATTTTAATGGAGGACCATCCGGCAGATTTTGCAATGGGAAAACCATTATTGATTTTCTTG GAGAATTGTTAGGTCTTCCTTATCTTCCAGCATTTGCAGATTCTTCAACAACAGGAGGCAATGTTCTTAGGGGTGTAAACTACGCTTCAGCAGCAGCAGGAATCCTTGATGAGACCGGAAGAAATCTA GGAGATCGGTATAGCCTAAGTCAACAGGTCCAGAACTTTGAAAGCACTTTGAATCAACTAAGGAGCCAAATGGATGAGAATTCACTTAGCCAATACTTAGCAAAATCCTTGGTTGTCATAGTCCTTGGTAGCAACGACTACATTAACAACTATCTCAAGCCTTCTTTCTACACATCAAGCTACTTGTACACCCCTattgactatgctgatcttctgATAAACCATTATACAAGGCAAATCTTG ACACTTCACAGCCTAGGGTTCAGAAAGTTCTTCTTAGCAGACATTGGTCCACTTGGTTGCATACCAAACCAACTAGCTACTGGGCTCGCTCCACCGAGGAAGTGTGTGTTCTTTGTGAACGAGCTTGTTAAAATGTTCAACACACGACTCAGGTCTCTCGTTGATCAACTAAATGCAAACCATCCGGGGGCAATTTTTGTGCATGGCAACACTTACAGAGCGCTCAATGACATACTTAATTCCCCAATAAACTATGGTAAGTCCCAAGGTTTGAACTCAAGTTTGTTCGATATCGATAATTATGGTTATATATTTGCAGGATTTAGCGTTACCAATAGAGCATGTTGTGGCATGGGGATGAATCAAGCACAAATAACATGCCTTCCCTTCTCCGTTCCCTGCGTGGATAGGGACCAATACGTGTTTTGGGATGCCTTTCATCCAACACAAGCAGTCAACAAGATTCTTGCTCACAAGGCTTATGCAGGGTCACGCTCTGAGTGTTATCCCATTAACATACAACAAATGATTTCCAACAATAATTTATCTTCATAA